Proteins co-encoded in one Microbacterium hydrocarbonoxydans genomic window:
- a CDS encoding siderophore-interacting protein — MSVNLVHRIVARRVERLSPGMVRVVFSGDGLEGFVSTGVGDEYLRVFFPADGQNEPALPFPTDDGYWEFPEGVDPAPMRTYTVRDWDGAAGELTIDFVVHDGGVAAAWALHARPGDVVGVNTPKGLYDPPSDIQWQLLIADATGLPAAARLAENPPAGIRTRVVLEVASPEDELEITPAEGVELHWVHGGNGHAPTRIEEILRASELPDGPGYVWVAGETKATRGVRKHLRHDLQLPASAYKVIGYWTENAEAWRERYDSLDDGTHARLRAMWDDDTRPAEDIEEAYEAELERLGL, encoded by the coding sequence ATGAGCGTGAACCTGGTGCACCGCATCGTCGCCCGACGTGTCGAGCGCTTGAGCCCCGGAATGGTCCGCGTCGTCTTCAGCGGGGACGGACTCGAGGGCTTCGTCTCCACAGGCGTCGGCGACGAGTACCTCCGTGTGTTCTTCCCCGCCGACGGACAGAACGAACCCGCACTTCCGTTCCCCACCGACGACGGCTACTGGGAGTTCCCCGAAGGCGTTGATCCTGCCCCGATGCGCACGTACACCGTGCGCGATTGGGACGGTGCGGCCGGCGAGCTCACGATCGACTTCGTCGTGCATGACGGAGGTGTCGCGGCTGCCTGGGCGCTCCACGCGCGGCCCGGGGATGTCGTCGGAGTGAACACGCCGAAGGGTCTCTACGACCCGCCCTCCGACATCCAGTGGCAGCTGCTGATCGCCGACGCCACCGGACTCCCCGCTGCCGCACGTCTCGCCGAGAACCCGCCCGCAGGAATCCGCACGCGGGTCGTGCTCGAGGTCGCCTCCCCCGAAGACGAGCTCGAGATCACCCCGGCAGAGGGCGTCGAGCTGCACTGGGTGCACGGCGGGAACGGTCATGCGCCCACCCGCATCGAGGAGATCCTCCGAGCGTCCGAGCTCCCTGACGGTCCGGGCTACGTGTGGGTGGCGGGAGAGACGAAGGCGACCCGCGGCGTGCGGAAGCACCTCAGGCACGACCTGCAGCTGCCCGCATCCGCCTACAAGGTGATCGGCTACTGGACCGAGAACGCCGAAGCGTGGCGCGAGCGTTACGACTCTCTCGACGACGGCACGCATGCCCGCCTCAGGGCGATGTGGGACGACGACACGCGTCCTGCAGAAGACATCGAGGAGGCCTACGAGGCCGAGCTCGAGAGACTCGGTCTGTGA
- a CDS encoding AraC family transcriptional regulator translates to MMSLIGPDPEPIIWRIDTSSFDLAEHVEWDSHSHDDRHELLWASRGTLTAETADGYFAIPGSLGLWIPAGTEHRVIGAAGTTFRCTFIDAELPSIAPSTTAVAIPEVVRVVLERLEATPYLAPAPRLHAEELTLSLLEPVEVSTIDLPLPLDLRTLAIARALLSDPSDDRSIEDWGRHVGSSARNLSRLFVAETGLSFSTWRTRARMRRAIEWLAADHTVAYVSRRTGYSTPSAFVQAFRRELGRTPGEFASLRSESSRKSA, encoded by the coding sequence ATGATGTCGCTGATCGGACCCGATCCTGAACCGATCATCTGGCGCATCGACACGAGCTCCTTCGATCTCGCCGAGCACGTCGAATGGGATTCCCATTCGCATGACGATCGGCACGAGCTCCTCTGGGCCTCGCGCGGCACCCTGACCGCGGAGACCGCGGACGGCTACTTCGCCATTCCCGGATCGCTCGGTCTCTGGATCCCTGCAGGCACCGAGCATCGCGTGATCGGCGCGGCCGGGACCACCTTCCGCTGCACGTTCATCGATGCCGAGCTGCCGTCGATCGCGCCGAGCACCACGGCGGTGGCCATCCCCGAGGTCGTACGAGTGGTGTTGGAACGTCTCGAGGCGACTCCCTATCTCGCGCCCGCTCCGCGTCTGCACGCCGAGGAGCTGACGCTGAGCCTCCTCGAGCCCGTCGAGGTGTCGACGATCGATCTGCCGCTTCCGCTCGATCTGCGGACCCTCGCGATCGCGCGAGCGCTGCTGTCCGATCCCTCCGACGACCGGTCCATCGAGGACTGGGGTCGCCACGTCGGCTCCAGTGCGCGCAACCTGTCTCGCCTCTTCGTCGCGGAGACAGGGTTGAGCTTCTCGACGTGGCGTACGCGAGCACGCATGCGACGCGCCATCGAGTGGCTGGCGGCGGACCACACAGTGGCGTACGTGAGCAGACGAACCGGATACTCCACCCCGAGCGCGTTCGTACAGGCATTTCGACGAGAACTCGGGCGCACGCCAGGCGAATTCGCGTCGCTCCGCAGCGAGTCGAGCAGGAAGTCGGCGTGA
- a CDS encoding ABC transporter substrate-binding protein produces MRSTPLSFVALVATGLLLTSCASSPAASSSGDGGTVELTTPAGVDIAIPAEPQSALGFYTTDLDILITLGFDLAGTQPIRDDFTAFPDFFPQQELEGLDTFGNFPEFNLEAVLEARPDFILNGLGYEEDLDAGLQKIAPTYTYNAFDGGDWRDVVAQAASDLGREDQWQAWVDQYDARVADIRARLEAADIHPVVADVGYFEGQVTTSCYGVPCLVFADLGLEMHDLMNATDDGLPANDDYTQLSPEQVGQLEGVDVVFTGANEDGTVWIEDDAALQQNQLWKNLSFVSDGAYHPYNYEMIYGSPSGQDAFLTVVEKALLG; encoded by the coding sequence ATGCGCTCCACGCCTCTCTCTTTCGTCGCGCTCGTCGCGACCGGACTCCTGCTCACCTCCTGCGCGAGCTCCCCTGCCGCCAGCTCCTCCGGCGACGGCGGGACCGTGGAACTCACGACCCCTGCCGGCGTCGACATCGCGATCCCCGCCGAGCCGCAGTCCGCGCTCGGCTTCTACACGACCGATCTCGACATCCTCATCACCCTCGGGTTCGATCTCGCCGGGACCCAGCCCATCCGGGACGACTTCACGGCGTTCCCCGATTTCTTCCCGCAGCAGGAGCTGGAGGGTCTGGACACATTCGGCAACTTCCCCGAGTTCAACCTCGAGGCTGTGCTCGAAGCCCGACCCGACTTCATCCTCAACGGTCTGGGCTACGAGGAGGATCTCGACGCCGGACTGCAGAAGATCGCTCCGACCTACACGTACAACGCCTTCGACGGCGGAGACTGGCGCGATGTCGTCGCACAGGCCGCCTCCGATCTCGGACGCGAAGACCAGTGGCAGGCATGGGTCGATCAGTACGACGCGCGCGTGGCCGACATCCGGGCGCGACTGGAGGCCGCGGACATCCACCCCGTCGTCGCCGACGTCGGCTACTTCGAGGGGCAGGTCACGACATCCTGCTACGGCGTTCCGTGCCTCGTGTTCGCCGACCTCGGACTCGAGATGCATGACCTCATGAACGCGACCGATGACGGCCTGCCGGCGAACGACGACTACACACAGCTGAGCCCCGAGCAGGTCGGACAGCTGGAGGGCGTGGATGTGGTCTTCACCGGCGCGAACGAAGACGGAACCGTGTGGATCGAGGACGACGCCGCTCTGCAGCAGAATCAGCTCTGGAAGAACCTGTCGTTCGTCTCGGACGGCGCCTATCACCCCTACAACTACGAGATGATCTACGGCTCGCCCAGCGGCCAGGATGCCTTCCTGACCGTGGTCGAGAAGGCGCTCCTCGGATGA